The stretch of DNA GGGCTGTTTTCCAATTGGCTTTTCCTCTGCCAAGAATTTCCCCAGAGCACAAACAGAGGCGTGCAGCGAAGTAAACACGGGAAGCTCTGAAAACACATTCATGGGCAGCTCAAAAGTGTCGAGACATCAGGGTGTGTGGCCGAGCTTTCCGCCGTGGGGGCAGCGAGCCTCCACGAAGCCCAGGCGACTTGCCGACGGCCCCACTCCAGGTGACCAAGCCACATCTCGACCAGAGGAAGGAGAACATACAAAGAAAGACACTGTCTCTGCCGGAGGGCGATGGTCCAGGCAGTGCACCCTGGGCGAAGGGGCCAAGAAGCCGTAAGATGTGCGTCCCGAGGAAATGCACCGTGGTTATAAATACAGCAAAGAGTGTTTGGATGAAGCTGGTGTCTGAAAGTGGAGACAGTCCTGGCTAACAAAAAGCAGGTGGGCTTTTGCAGAGATAATCCAGGGCCCTTTTCACAGAGACCTAGGGCTGTAAGGAAGTCCCCCAAACGCCCAATAAATATCCAGGTTCTTGTCTCTAAATTAGCTGGCTGAAGAAAACTTGGTCCAAACTGCatcagaggtgggggtgggggaacagaggaaagaaaaggggatgagagagagagagacagacagacagacagacagtcagacagacagagacagagaggggagtaTCCCATTAAGGCAGCAGGGCAGCAgcaaagaggagagaggaggggggaggggaggttgTGGCTACATGCTGTGTAACACTTAGAGTTTCCTATGCACCCAGCACTATTCCAATTATTAACCATTTATTTCCCCCAACAATCCTAGATGttaccattttacagaggagaagactgaggcacagagaggttcagtaacctgcccatggtcacacagctattGAGTGGCTGAGCCACAAGAAGACACTTGCTCCATCAATGTTACTGTGGGCCAGTTGCCATTATGGGTGTAAGATGATTCCTCAGGGAGAAACGCTAATGTTCCCCTTCCCCGACACTTTCTCCAGATCAGCTTAGGGGTGCTTGAGTGCCTGACCCGCCACCCCCGCCCCACCACCAAGCCAAAATGCTTGAGTGACACTCTCTGATTCTCCGGTGTACCATGTCACCAATTAGGTGTTTCAAGAGGGGCTTCCAAGAGGGAAGgacctttctgttttcttccctgtGGCTATGTCCTGACTCCCCAGCCCAGCACTTGAGTAATACATAAACCTACCCTCATTAAATGACTATCATCATATTCCTCCAGACTCCTTGGTCCCCCAAGTCTAGGGACGTGGTTTTTGTTGGTAGCATGGCAGTGTCAAACCACAGAGCCACGAGGCTGATGATGGGCTCTTGGTTTCCATtttcccccctcaaaaaaaaagcagagaataaTTGCAGAGTGCCCCTCACCCCATTCCAGCACCCTGGTCCAGGGGTCCTCAAATGGAGGCGATTCTGCCCACCAGGAGACACCTGGCAGTGTCTGAAGACATTTGTGTTTGCCATGCCTCGGGGGCGGTGCTCCTGGCATGGAGTGGGtggaagccagggatgctgctagcACCctcagtgcccaggatggccccaCCCCAGAGAACAATCCAGCCCCAGTGTCCGCAGGCCCCaggtggagaaaccccgtcccgGAATAAGAAGCCCCTCTCCTCCACCACATCAAAGCCAAGATGACAACGTCTCTGAGTTTGACGCAAGGTTAGGGGGAAGTCTCATTTTTCAAATGGCTGGCTGTAacactaaaaaaggaaaattaaaaatgtctgaggatcggccaggcatggtgactcacgcctgtaatcccagcactttgggaggccgaggcgggaggatcacgaggtcaagagatcgagaccatcctggccaacatggtgaaaccatatctctactaaaaatacaaaaaaaaaattagctgggcgtggtggcatgtgcctgtagtcccagctactcaggaggctgaggcaggagaatggcttgagcctaggaggtggaggttgcagtgagccaagatcgcaccactgcactccagcctggcaacagagtgagactccgtctcaagggggaaaaaaaaaaaaaccaaaaaactctgAGTACCAACTGCAGTGGctcctgcattttgggaggccgaggcaggagagttgcttgagcctgagaggtcaagaccatccctggcaacacagtgagaccccatctctacaaaaaaaatataaaaattagccaggcgtgatggtgtacacctgtggtcccagctactcgggaagctgaagtgggaggactgcttgagcccaagaggtcaaggctatagtaagccatggtcatgccactgcacgccagcctgggcaacagagccagaccctgtttccaaaaaaaaaaaaaaaaaaaatgcctgaagGAGGAGGTGAATCCTAGAAACAGCCCAATTTCGTCTCCATACACCCCTACTCCAAACAGGTTTCCAAATTGCAAAAATGGctgataaaaaaaattctttaagctGATGTAAAAACCAgtgccctcctcctcctgccaatTTTGCTACTCTTGAGCAAGATCTCAGCAGCTCCACTTGGATGCTGGAAATATATGCCAGAGGAGACTTATGATGCTAATTTCCTTTAGTAAACAGTTCAAATCTTGTCTTGGACACCAATGAAATAAGAAAAGCTAGCCACAGGCTGTGTGGAATTCCTTCCTCTTAACACTAAGCATCAGGCATTCCATGACTTTTGCTCTTGGGATGGCAAACATGAATGTTTCTAGAACACTGAGTTTTCCAGCATATACCTTTTCTGGTTATTTTCAATAGGTTTGGTGTGAAAAATTAACGAATTCACTATTTGTTGCTGGACAGTCCCTCTGGAACAAAGAACTGTGTGTTAAATACCAGCTGAATAATCAAGCAAacatttgcattcttttttttttttttaaagacagggtctggctctgttgcccaggctggagtgcagtggcgcgatcacagctcactgcagcctcaacctcctgagctcaagcaatcctctcaactcagcctctcaagtagctgggactacaggcatgcactaccacacctggttaatttttgtattttttgtagagatggggtttcaccaagttgcccaggctggtctcaaacttctggactcaagcgatccgcttgcctcagtctccccaaatGCTgcaaatacaggcatgagccactgcacccggtcaacATTTGCATTCTCGTCGAAAGATCACATGCTTTTTCCAAAGCATGTGAGAGTTTTGCATCGACTCCAGCCAGCTTAGACCTAATGTGGGTCCTCCCCTTTCACCAAGAGGACCAGCGGCTATTGCAGATGCCCTTGCAAGTTACAAACATGTTCTCCATCAAGCCACACAGGGTTATGGATCAGAAAGGCAGCCCACCCTGATGAAAACCACAGTCGCGGTAcagactgttttgtttttgtttttgtttttccagaacACTGATATGTATCCTCAATGGTTAACATTGTGTCCTAAAaggtgtt from Gorilla gorilla gorilla isolate KB3781 chromosome 20, NHGRI_mGorGor1-v2.1_pri, whole genome shotgun sequence encodes:
- the LOC101144336 gene encoding uncharacterized protein, translating into MVNNWNSAGCIGNSKCYTACSHNLPSPLLSPLCCCPAALMGYSPLCLCLSDCLSVCLSLSLSSPFLSSVPPPPPLMQFGPSFLQPANLETRTWIFIGRLGDFLTALGLCEKGPGLSLQKPTCFLLARTVSTFRHQLHPNTLCCIYNHGAFPRDAHLTASWPLRPGCTAWTIALRQRQCLSLYVLLPLVEMWLGHLEWGRRQVAWASWRLAAPTAESSATHPDVSTLLSCP